The following proteins are co-located in the Sandaracinaceae bacterium genome:
- a CDS encoding SDR family NAD(P)-dependent oxidoreductase, with amino-acid sequence MNVVILGGTKGMGRALARQLAERGDRLFLLGRDARELTRSAHDLDARAPTGAGVETGSATCDLEDPTTFDAALDAAERGLGRLDCVIVTAALFATQEQLEEDEALMERLVTANFANTVAFCERVRKRLLANGGGTLCVFSSVAGERGRKPVVIYGASKAGLSAYLEGLDHRYRASGLRVVTVKPGFVKTGMTEGLSPPPFAGEPEAVAATVVRAIDRGTPVVYAPAPWALVMGVIRNLPRAVMRRVKF; translated from the coding sequence ATGAACGTCGTGATCCTCGGAGGCACCAAGGGTATGGGGCGCGCGCTGGCGCGGCAGCTGGCGGAGCGGGGGGACCGGCTGTTCCTCCTCGGTCGGGACGCGCGCGAGCTGACCCGCAGCGCACACGACCTCGACGCGCGCGCCCCCACCGGGGCGGGGGTGGAGACGGGTAGCGCCACCTGCGACCTGGAGGACCCGACGACGTTCGACGCAGCCCTGGACGCAGCCGAGCGCGGGCTGGGCCGGCTGGACTGCGTCATCGTCACGGCGGCGTTGTTCGCGACACAGGAGCAGCTCGAGGAGGACGAGGCGCTGATGGAGCGCCTGGTCACCGCGAACTTCGCGAACACCGTCGCGTTCTGCGAGCGCGTCCGCAAGCGACTGCTCGCGAACGGTGGAGGCACGCTGTGCGTGTTCAGCTCGGTGGCTGGAGAGCGCGGCCGCAAGCCCGTGGTGATCTACGGGGCCTCCAAGGCCGGGCTCAGCGCCTACCTGGAGGGGCTCGACCACCGCTACCGCGCGTCCGGGCTGCGCGTGGTCACCGTGAAGCCTGGCTTCGTGAAGACCGGAATGACCGAGGGGCTCAGCCCGCCGCCCTTCGCGGGAGAGCCCGAGGCCGTCGCCGCCACCGTGGTGCGCGCCATCGATCGCGGCACGCCGGTGGTCTACGCGCCCGCGCCCTGGGCGCTGGTGATGGGTGTGATCCGCAACCTACCGCGGGCCGTCATGCGGCGCGTGAAGTTCTGA
- a CDS encoding SUMF1/EgtB/PvdO family nonheme iron enzyme, translated as MLALAVAVGSGVLGAPSAAPRVRSQPALRAELSDVVRIHGGSFHRGASERELREAFQLCLRGTRIGGGNEFRCSEQVFELEAPRRTIQLTAYGIDRMEVSHANYRRCVAAGVCLPAGVSPDDPRLGRPELPVAGVTYTDAERYCAFVGGRLPTESEWERAAAGPSGRRRFPWGRQYNGRLANHGDDGRPDATDGYRYAAPVDAYPHGQSADGLLNMAGNVWEWTQDRFDYDAYGNGPSVNPRGADTGGQRVVRGGSWRSDAYSLRVTHRVPVGEGSRFPDLGFRCAYDVPPDVASP; from the coding sequence ATGCTCGCGCTGGCGGTGGCGGTGGGCTCAGGTGTCCTCGGGGCGCCCAGCGCAGCGCCCAGGGTCCGCTCACAGCCCGCGCTCCGTGCGGAGCTGAGCGACGTCGTGCGCATTCACGGCGGCAGCTTTCATCGCGGCGCCAGCGAACGCGAGCTGCGGGAGGCCTTTCAGCTGTGCTTGCGGGGCACGCGCATCGGGGGCGGCAACGAGTTCCGCTGCTCGGAGCAGGTCTTCGAGCTGGAGGCACCGCGGCGCACCATCCAGCTCACCGCCTACGGCATCGACCGCATGGAGGTGAGCCACGCGAACTACCGCCGCTGCGTCGCGGCCGGCGTGTGCCTCCCCGCGGGCGTCAGCCCCGACGACCCGCGCCTGGGCCGCCCCGAGCTGCCCGTGGCCGGGGTCACGTACACGGACGCCGAGCGCTACTGTGCGTTCGTGGGCGGACGGCTACCCACGGAGAGCGAGTGGGAGCGCGCCGCAGCCGGGCCCAGCGGGCGGCGGCGCTTTCCGTGGGGGCGCCAGTACAACGGCCGGCTCGCCAACCACGGCGACGACGGCCGACCCGACGCCACGGATGGCTACCGCTACGCGGCCCCAGTCGACGCTTACCCGCACGGGCAGAGCGCCGATGGCTTGCTGAACATGGCCGGCAACGTGTGGGAGTGGACGCAGGACCGCTTCGACTACGACGCCTACGGCAACGGCCCCAGCGTGAACCCGCGCGGCGCGGACACGGGCGGCCAGCGCGTGGTGCGTGGCGGGTCGTGGCGCTCCGACGCGTACTCGCTGCGGGTCACGCACCGCGTCCCAGTGGGCGAGGGCTCGCGCTTCCCGGACCTGGGCTTCCGCTGCGCATACGACGTCCCCCCGGACGTGGCCTCTCCGTGA